One bacterium genomic window, TCGCGGTCGGTGACCGCTCCCACAACGGATTGCAGGTTGGGGCGTGGGTGGCGTGGGAGCGGTCACCGACCGCGACACCGTCTCCTGCCAGTTCGCCATCTACATCATGTCGGTCGGGTCCATGTCTATGCTCATCGCCACCTCGCGCTTGAGCGAGACACGTCCGAGCAACTCGCGCACCAGGTCGGGCAGCGGCTGCTCCCGCGACTTGAGCAGGATACCCCATCTGTAGCGACCGCGCAACTTCTGCAGCGGCGCCCGGGCAGGGCCGACAAGGCACAGCGGGCCATGCTTGTCGGCCATACCCATGTCCAGGAGCGTCTGCTTGACCTCGCCAGCCTGCGCGCGACACACCTCGTCATCCTCGGCGGCGAAGACCAGCCGCGTCAGGCGCACAAAGGGCGGAAAGCCCGGCCGCTCGCGGGCTGCCAGCTCCCGCTGGTAGAAGCCCTGGTAGTCATGGCGGCTGGCCGTGACGACGGCGTGATGGTCGGGGTTGTAGGTCTGCACGAGCACTTCGCCGGGCTTATCGGCGCGTCCCGCGCGCCCGGCCACCTGCGTGAGCACCTGGAAGGTGTGCTCCGCCGCCCGGAAATCGGGCCGGTGCAGCCCCGTGTCGGCGTTCAGCACCCCGACGAGGGTCACGCCCGGGAAGTCATGGCCCTTCGCGATCATCTGCGTCCCTACCAGCACATTGGCCTTGCCGGCGGCGAAGTCGCCCAAAATGCGGCCGTAGGCGCCCTTGTGGGCGATGGTGTCGCGATCCATGCGCGCCACAGCGGCCTCGGGGAAGGTGCGGATCACCTGGTCGGCCACCTTCTCGGTGCCCAGACCGTGGAAGCCGATGTCCTTGCTTCCGCACTCGGGGCACTCCTCGGGCACGTGCCGGGCGTAGTCGCAATGGTGGCAGGTGCAGGAGTGCCCGTGGTAGTGGAACGTAAGCGAGATCTCGCAGTCGGGGCACCGCAGCACATAGCCGCAGTCGCGACAGATGATGAAGGTGGAGAAGCCCCGCCGGTTGAGAAAGAGCATCACTTGCTCGCCGACCCGCAGGCGGTCGGCGATGGCGTCCAGCAGGCGCTGGCTGAAGGTCTGGCCCGTGCCCACCAGCGTCTCGGACCGCAGGTCCAGGACGCGGATGTCAGGCATGGGCCGGTCGTCAATGCGACGGGGTAGCTCCATCAGGCGCAGAGCGTCAGGGGTGCACTGGACCACACCCGTGTCCGCCGTAGGGCGGGCGGCCTCGCCCGCCCGGGCAGGCGAGGCCGCCTGCCCTACCGACCCCAAGGCGCGCTGTTGGGCTTCCCAGTACAGCTCCACCGTTGGCGTGGCGCTGCCCAACAGCAACACCGCTTCCTCCAGGCGCGCCCGCTGCCGGGCGGCCGCGACGCCGTGGTAGCGCGGCGGCTGCTCCTGCTTGTACGCGTTCTCGTGGGCCTCGTCTACGACGATGACGCCCACATCCCTGAGCGGGGCGAAGAGCGCCGAGCGCGCCCCGATGACAATTCGGGCCTCCCCCCGCTGGGCGCGGTACCACTCGTCGAACCGCTCGCCCTGGCCCAGGGCGCTGTGCAGCAGCGCCAGTTGCCGCCCGAAGCGGGCCCGGAAGCGCCCGACCATCTGCGGTGTCAGGGCGATCTCCGGCACAGCGACGATGGCCGTACGGCCCTGCCGGAGGGCCAGGTCCACGCAGTGCAGGTACACTTCCGTCTTCCCGCTGCCGGTGACGCCGTGGACGAGCAGTTCCCGGTGTTGCCGGGCCTCCACGCCCTCCCGCGCCGCCTCATACACGCGCCGCTGCGCCTCGTTGAGCCGCAGGAACTCGGCGCCCGCGTCCTGCCAGTCGTGCCTCTCCGGCTCGCGGTCCAGCGCTTCGAGGCTGACGGTCACATAACCCTTCTGCACCAGGCCCTGCACGGCCGGGCGGGAGAACTCGGCCACGGCGGCCGTCCCGTCGCCGGCGGCCAGCAGCGCCGCGATGACCTCAGCCTGCCGCGGGGCTCGCCCCTGCAGCTCCTCCAGCAGCTCCTCCCAGTCGCGGTCGTCCTCGACCAGCGTGACGACCTGCCGCTCCAGCGGCTGCACCGCCGGTCGCTGCAGCTCGCGCCGCA contains:
- the priA gene encoding primosomal protein N'; translation: MYAQVLIDRPARSLDRAFTYAIPDALRDRLRVGSYVLVPFGKQSLPGFVTGFTHTAGDYQVKKVYGLLLDEPIFDERLMALAEWLADEYVCSLADALRVLLPPGGSRKPTKVVALTERGRHPGAPQELQRAPRQRDVLQLAQELGPECDADRLLVGLRRLDPKTTQTSLDSALSSLQERGFLEVRRELQRPAVQPLERQVVTLVEDDRDWEELLEELQGRAPRQAEVIAALLAAGDGTAAVAEFSRPAVQGLVQKGYVTVSLEALDREPERHDWQDAGAEFLRLNEAQRRVYEAAREGVEARQHRELLVHGVTGSGKTEVYLHCVDLALRQGRTAIVAVPEIALTPQMVGRFRARFGRQLALLHSALGQGERFDEWYRAQRGEARIVIGARSALFAPLRDVGVIVVDEAHENAYKQEQPPRYHGVAAARQRARLEEAVLLLGSATPTVELYWEAQQRALGSVGQAASPARAGEAARPTADTGVVQCTPDALRLMELPRRIDDRPMPDIRVLDLRSETLVGTGQTFSQRLLDAIADRLRVGEQVMLFLNRRGFSTFIICRDCGYVLRCPDCEISLTFHYHGHSCTCHHCDYARHVPEECPECGSKDIGFHGLGTEKVADQVIRTFPEAAVARMDRDTIAHKGAYGRILGDFAAGKANVLVGTQMIAKGHDFPGVTLVGVLNADTGLHRPDFRAAEHTFQVLTQVAGRAGRADKPGEVLVQTYNPDHHAVVTASRHDYQGFYQRELAARERPGFPPFVRLTRLVFAAEDDEVCRAQAGEVKQTLLDMGMADKHGPLCLVGPARAPLQKLRGRYRWGILLKSREQPLPDLVRELLGRVSLKREVAMSIDMDPTDMM